In Caretta caretta isolate rCarCar2 chromosome 4, rCarCar1.hap1, whole genome shotgun sequence, one genomic interval encodes:
- the FBXW7 gene encoding F-box/WD repeat-containing protein 7 isoform X5, with protein sequence MNQELLSVGSKRRRTGASLRGNASSSQVDEEQMNRVVEEEQQQQLQQQEEEHIARNGEIGGAESGLGDRIESQQEQLEENNNRLIAVDEESTGNQEEEEEEEEHGAEQEEEVEEEEEMDQESDDFDQSDDSSREDEHTNSNSVTNSNSIMDLPIHQSSQFYIKTKRSVMRNDITIYTQPF encoded by the exons ATGAATCAGGAACTGCTGTCTGTGGGCAGCAAGAGGCGACGAACTGGAGCATCTCTTAGAGGTAATGCTTCCTCAAGCCAAGTAGATGAGGAGCAGATGAATCGAGTtgtggaggaggagcagcagcagcagttacaACAACAAGAGGAGGAGCACATTGCAAGGAATGGGGAAATAGGTGGAGCAGAGTCTGGACTTGGTGACAGAATTGAATCCCAGCAAGAACAGTTAGAAGAAAACAACAATAGGCTTATTGCGGTGGATGAAGAATCCACTGGTaaccaagaggaggaggaggaagaggaagaacatGGTGCTGaacaagaggaggaggtggaagaagaggaggaaatggaCCAGGAGAGTGATGATTTTGATCAGTCTGATGACAGCAGCAGAGAAGATGAACACACTAATAGTAATAGTGTCACAAATTCAAATAGTATCATGGATTTGCCCATACACCAGTCATCTCAATTCTACATAAAGACAAAG CGCAGTGTGATGAGGAACGACATAACCATCTATACTCAGCCATTTTGA